Proteins from one Sander lucioperca isolate FBNREF2018 chromosome 16, SLUC_FBN_1.2, whole genome shotgun sequence genomic window:
- the LOC116062335 gene encoding semaphorin-6D-like, protein MAPGFKAGFEQDIEGDHSLHPDSCRADVLATTRNQESAAAADSAYGRLPEMDQRAAANVHYTLLIACVLVAFFLGAILSGFLVSCYCGRSAAQRARRLGKDPEVSLPHALSLRSLAKLNGLLDGQPKEDKLDMSTPKMYSSFIPNGGGEPHLHTPRHPGLLGDPDLSLSQSLSQADGELSGLTSVQSLSQADGELSGLPTPDSTPELPIKSMKALRHHQYEKNHNDNNAADAIPPRGGPSCSASSLGFIVTQPPAFPFPRHHGNSLSNGTAHGAGASSTSLHLPEERKVCDERAAGVGGGGGPPHHHHSQQSLPQAVVDVSALDELLKHIHEVSASGTGGIKVLTSTSSSSLFPGPTAAGHHHSNHHHQHHHHHHTPHGQTRTHHYNHSHHHSNHHNNNSSSSSSSVQPQQIPETESAPYYSTSTLPRDGVPKRLDTPAQSSGNASSSTPLQQQTIPEAPGGRDASVTRHLSQRHSLIKMGSGGGGGGGGGGGAVPRHHSFNQRGAVQHAHFLARMNTNSSSNGPPGATANANGTRQRASVASAACLTRQHSYSEGPHAQRVGAVVRRSVSLKPQVPPKPLFLPNAAASTSPVAEAGKYKY, encoded by the exons GTCGTCTTCCGGAGATGGACCAGCGTGCCGCCGCTAACGTCCACTACACGCTGCTGATCGCCTGTGTGCTGGTGGCCTTCTTCCTGGGCGCCATCTTGTCGGGTTTCCTGGTGTCGTGCTACTGCGGCCGCAGCGCCGCCCAGCGGGCGCGGAGGCTGGGGAAGGACCCCGAGGTCTCGCTGCCGCACGCCTTGTCGCTGCGATCCCTCGCCAAGCTCAACGGACTGCTGGACGGTCAGCCAAAG GAGGACAAACTGGACATGTCCACCCCGAAGATGTACAGCTCCTTCATCCCCAACGGGGGCGGCGAGCCGCACCTGCACACGCCCCGACACCCAGGCCTGCTGGGAGACCCCGACCTCAGCCTGTCCCAg TCTCTGTCTCAGGCCGATGGCGAGCTGTCCGGTCTAACCTCCGTTCAGTCTCTGTCTCAGGCCGATGGCGAGCTGTCCGGTCTGCCCACGCCAGACTCCACGCCGGAGCTCCCCATCAAGAGCATGAAGGCGCTGCGCCACCATCAGTACGAGAAGAACCACAACGACAACAACGCCGCGGACGCCATCCCGCCCCGCGGCGGCCCCAGCTGCTCCGCGTCCAGCCTGGGCTTCATCGTGACCCAGCCGCCGGCGTTTCCCTTCCCGCGTCACCACGGCAACAGTCTGAGCAACGGCACGGCGCACGGAGCGGGCGCTTCTTCCACTTCGCTGCACCTCCCGGAGGAGAGGAAG GTGTGCGATGAGCGTGCGGCCGGCGTTGGGGGCGGGGGGGGCCCGCCCCATCACCACCACTCCCAGCAGTCCCTCCCGCAGGCGGTCGTGGACGTGTCGGCGCTGGACGAGCTGCTCAAACACATCCACGAGGTCAGCGCGTCAGGCACAGGCGGCATCAAAGTCCTCACCTCCACGTCCTCGTCCTCCCTGTTCCCCGGGCCGACCGCCGCGGGACATCACCATAgcaaccaccaccaccaacaccaccaccaccatcacacGCCGCACGGACAGACGCGCACCCACCACTACAACCACAGCCATCACCACAGCaaccaccacaacaacaacagcagcagcagcagcagcagcgttcAGCCGCAGCAGATCCCCGAGACGGAGTCGGCGCCGTATTACAGCACGTCCACGCTGCCGAGGGACGGCGTCCCCAAGCGCCTGGACACCCCCGCCCAGTCCTCCGGCAACGCTTCCTCCTCCACGCCGCTCCAGCAACAGACGATCCCGGAGGCGCCGGGGGGAAGAGACGCCTCCGTGACTCGCCACCTGTCGCAGCGCCACTCGCTCATCAAAATGGGCAGCGGGGGCGGGGGTGGGGGCGGAGGCGGGGGTGGGGCCGTCCCACGCCACCACAGCTTCAACCAGCGGGGCGCGGTGCAGCACGCGCACTTCCTGGCCCGGATGAacaccaacagcagcagcaacgggCCGCCGGGCGCCACCGCTAACGCTAACGGCACGAGGCAGCGGGCGTCTGTCGCCTCCGCTGCTTGCCTGACGCGGCAGCACAGCTACAGCGAAGGGCCGCACGCGCAGCGGGTCGGCGCCGTCGTCCGCAGATCGGTGTCTCTCAAACCCCAAGTCCCGCCAAAGCCGCTGTTCCTCCCGAACGCGGCGGCTTCGACGTCGCCGGTAGCAGAGGCGGGGAAGTACAAATACTGA